tataCCGTGTAGATTTAAAATTTCCCCGTAAAATTACATCATTCCCTGTTTCTCTACTAAATTTTCAGTCTTTTTatgtaatttgacggtttttgaCCGTGTTTCAAAAATACGTGAAAATCTTTATAgaaaacattaacatttcataaaattacagtttttggacattatacatgaaaaatctgtaaaaagtcaaattctgtaaaattctgtttttttttacagtgtgcattTGAGCATAGTAtttaataacataatatattacgtctttaataatttataaattacAGAGCCATGTTGATCTTCATAGTAATGAACATGATGTAAAAAAGTCTTAATCGTGTTTGTAAAATATATCAAacgaataaacaaaataaagacaaaatataCTTTGTATAAAATCTACTTGGTGCACTATTTCGTGCATTTTTGCTTTGAATGTTTCAATAATTTAACTAGAAAACACCACAAAATACTTATTAATAAGTGTGTAATGTAACTTGCACAGATACTAAGGGCTGCTCACCTGTTTTTCAAAAGAGATCTTATCCCATGTGTTATTGAACTTGTATCCTTTCAGTAGAATAGTCATAATATAATGAGCAGAAGCACAGTAGTCTTTCAGATATTTTTCCTTAATTTTTGGATATTCAGCAACAAGCTGCATAAAGAACTTTAACAATCAGCATTACAATTAATAATTGACAACACacatacagccatggaaaaaaacGTGAGACTACTctagttttgcctttaattagCATTTGTGCATCTATTGtggcaatttcagtgtctgtagaatttcaacagaaacaaatctCAGGAATGAAATAGTCACACAACAGCAATGAGAAAGACTGAGAGAACGCAAAAGCACTTGAAAGTAGTGAAAAAAATCTGGCTTatcatatattatttattaactgttcttaaaatacatgtacaaacattagtattatgttgtttaaatatactgtagatatgaacttgttttctttgcggtattgtagatctgcaaacattgcagATTTGGGtgcggtctcttaattttttctacggctgtatttaattatattatgaaaaataaataaagcatactGTAATGTATAATGTTTGACTTCTATTGGAATTGACTGTCACAGTATTCTAAGTGTGCGTGTGACTCACGGTGCTCCAGGATTTGCTGCAGTGAGTGTCTATAGTGGCAAGAACCTTGGCCAGTGGAGCTTTAGGGATGAGGCCGAAAAATTCAAAGGTATAAAAGTATGCTGAAAAAGCCTGAGATGAACACACAAAATATAGTTATATAGTTACAGACACTCAAATCATAATTTTCCCTGACAAGGTGTTTGTGAGTAAATTATgtattgatttgaaatattttgttatGTGTGAAGACAAAGAATAGCACACAAAAAGCACAGCTACTGTATATTGCACAGGACAATGGTGAGTTACTGAATTATATAGTTTAGCAGTTAAATATTTGACTGCAGAATGCTATGATTGTCCAAACAGAATCAAGTAGATAATATCAGCAccataatatattatatatgattCGAACATACAAACATTtgattattttcacatttttaaatgtgcaaAAATTTAGAAATACTTTGTTTTACTATATTGCCACATCGCCACACTGTTTTGTATCACACATCATATCCATTATTTATAGCTCCCTCCAATGGTGGAGTTTTCATTCCTAACATTTCTTAAAACCCCTgacgtatatactgtataattgtcacggtcctgccttcttatttctgaatttctagtcgtgtggcaggatcgggacagagcccttaggttttatgtgagaaagccatgagttgttacgtttttacatctcatgtgctttatcgtgtcttgtcattggccccgcccctctcgtttcatgcattgcctccctgccgtgtctaatgtttctcacctgcccctcgttaattatcctttgtttctCCATAAAAgatcctcatgtttctttgtcctgtgctcgtggattgtatgtATGCGCTCTGTACGTATGTAGTCGTACCTGTACCTTTGTGCTCCCTGTATTATCTTGCCTTGTGtccttgacgttgtgtcgtgttcagttttagttatttttttagtcttgctgtttttgcccccatgtgggaagtttttggtttacctTTTGGATATTTTTAGTTGCCTTGTCtgtttccccattgtgggtgtttttgtttcatattaaataaatctgttctttgttaaccccttcgttcccgttgcctgcatttgggttgttCCTCACTGCCATTCCTGACATATAATAATACCCACAGGTCATGAAGTTGATTTGATAAAGCAAGAAATACTCACAAAGAACTCCCCATTGACCGGAGGCTGATAGACTCCATTGAAGCCACAGTCTGGAGAAAATTTGCAGTCAGTCACGTTGACAATGTCTTCCATTAGAGAGAGACAAAGGGAAGAGTTGCTGGTCCCTGTGAAAGTGATTGTAGTCGTAGGTACAAAGTTGTTTGGTTTCTCCACACAAGGGGAGTTGTACAGGTCAGCCAAAGTAACAGTAAGGTTATGTCCTTTATGATAGCATGGGTGATCGATAACAAATGATGATCCGGCAGTCtagataaaagaaaaacatcataCCAAAAAATTATATGCGAATGTGTAGGATTCAATTATCTTTCTTGGCAATTGTTTGTTAGACTTGTATGTATAACAAAACCAACCTTGTGAAGCTGCACCTGAAGTTTTCTCATTGCCTGGTCTTTCCCATAGCACAGATAACTATGTGTGTACACCTCATACTTGTACCCGTAGAGCTGGAGATTAAACTTTGATTCTGGGACTGTCACTGGGTCTTTCGGGGTGAATGAGATCTGCGTTGATGAGCCACCCAGATCTAGAGCTCCAAGGATTTGTGCCGATTTGGGGTGGATCCATTTTCCATCAAATGTGTGCTGCATGGATAACCATTTAGAGAGTTGAAGCATATGAGGTTTCAACAAAAGAGAGGGAAAATCTTTTGAAAACTATGGATCCCTCACAATGGCTTTTTGGAAAATGTTGcattaatgttaaattaatcGGTCATACTGTATTTGTATCCAAAAGCCACTGTAACCTTGATAAATCTCTCCAAGAGGTAGTTGATGGTTATCCAGCCATAAGTCCCTTCCTCCATGCCGGTGAGTATTCGGGCCCCTCGgaaatcaaaactataactTTGGATTGTGTTGGTGACCTCTTTAAGGATAGTGTCTGCTTGACTTTGGTTCTGTAAGCTGCAAAACAAATGAtacacattttagtcaaaatgctatatactgtagatgatATAAAATCTAGCATGAATCATATTTCAGGAAATATGGTCAGATATTGACCTAAGAAGTCGCATGCCTGCAGTGGCACCTAGATATACAGGTGTGGTCTTCTGCTGTTCTGCTGGTACAGCTGCTTTGGCAACATTTAAGCATTTCTTAAGGCTTTCTCCGGCTGCAGGAGGATTCTTGACATAACTGGATATGCCATCACCTACAGTagttaaaaataacatgaacaaGATATACTTTGACAAATATAAGTATGAGTAAGGGAACATAGTTCGCGTAAATCTATGGATGTATAAACAAatttttgttgcttttgttattttcagCTGTGTCATTCTATATGCAATTCTGGTACAGCTCACCGTCCACATCACAGCTCAGTTTTTGTGAAACTATTCCTGTGTTGTTGTCTTTGTTCCCCAGCCACTGGTACAGGAAGAGGGCAGTGTGAGTGGAGCCGGCGTCAAACACAATCCCATACTGAGGAAGTCAGACAAAGAGTTTTTAAAAGTTTGGAAGAAGCTGGACTTATCGGGTGTGAGTACTTTCCTGGAACTaaacacgccacacacacatcCTGAGAGAAAAGATTTTACTTAACACATTCATGTTTTGGATTTCCTGCTACAGGACTAGTTAAACTAATagtttaatgttaaaaaaacttttgaatAGACACACAGTTGTTCATTCAACACACATTGTTATGGTACttgaaatgtcaaattacaaactatcacaaagagaggttgtgaggtgattaaataaatacttttttataatattactTATATTTACCAAATGAACACAGTTAGATTTAATAGATTGTAGGCTATTTTGAATTTCAGCGGAGAAGacaatatattttctaaaaaaaggGAAACTGTGTGATTATAAAACCAATTTTGACCATAAAGATGctgtctttaaatataaaatagattAGAACATTttgctaaaaatatattttttgtaaataagtcagatgAATCCCATACATACAAATACATCATAAAATGTTATACAATAACAACAGTTATTTTAATGCATCTTTGCCCCCTTTTGATCCAAATTTTCCAACCTATTATTATGCACAAGTTTGGtaataatataacatataatataatgtataacaaaaataatgacatttgttgtaaattatttatatttaaaataaaaatttcacttatttttacattttttattttcctttttttacttGTATTTAATCATCTGTAAACAGTTACTGTCCAAGATGCTGAGATATCCAGCCCTGCTGTGACCCTTCAGAGGACAAGCAGTTGGAGGATAGATACAGTATAGACATAGCATTAAGTCACTAACATGACAATTTTGAAGATCAGGTAAGgactatatttggaagaacaatCTGATAAAGAGAAAGGACATCTAGTTCAGGACATCCACATGTACGTATCGTATACACAACCAGCAGTTTCAGCAGACATGAAAATTAAATTGGCATACGTTGAATATTTCCTGGTAAAGTTTAATGCAAATGTTCCACAAATGCCACTTATGCTTACTTACTTCACATGAATCggcaacactttacaataaggttctaCTTATCAAGTTAATGCGGCTTTAATGCACCTTCATTGACACTAATCCTGAGCCGCATCAGAGTCGCCTTTGATACTAGGGTCTGAGGAGGGTCAGAGCTggcatattttagatcggctttcATGCGGAattgcgtctttacacagaaatttcATCCGTCACAGAGACGCCTTTTGATATGAAATATCTGATattccgattgtcaaatatgtgtatttgaatgtgttttgttgtttaaacacttttataatgatcgcgttagttgagctaaCAGTTATTATAAGCGGGCgctgtcatgtttgtttgtgccgcatttacagcacgtgaatttaaatgtatgaaGCCTAATATAAACATTATGTGATTGAAAGCACTGCATAGTTGTGAGATGTGAGAGGATTGAGTAAGTCTGTCTCTagctcagtgccagccaaagcgccGAATGTTCTACACCGGTGTGAtcggtttatttttaaaaaaatgttaggtGTGCCAGCTGCCACTTTTGGTAGCACCGGCACACCCTGGCACACCCGTGACTACGCCACTGGAGTTATCTATTATGAACCAAAAATAAGCaacatatatttataacatttattaatgtttgttAATCCAACTATTCATTGTGCATTAGCCAATTGCAATATATTGTTATaagaaaataatgttaatatGAATTACGCTATAAAAcactattaaatattttaaaagacacTATTAAATaccattaaaatacttttttaaatattagtaaatgttgaaagggacttgaattaataaatgctgtaggtTCATTGTTATTTCgtgttaactaatgttaaaaaGCATCTTGACTGGCAGTTGTGCATCTTTTTACCTGTGTCGAGTAAGGCTGACCCAAAGTCTGCCGATTAGCAAGAGACAGAATCAAAGTGATGATAGTCATGCAAGCTACAGCTGCGAATGCAGTGCCCAGCAAAATCGGCTTCATCTGCAGTCCCATGTCTGTGATATCTGTCcaaaagataaaacaaacaCCACATCTACGACAAAGTCCAAAACTGAATGCCATAGAGAGATGTCGATGATAGTCGGCTAATCCAAATCCGGTTTAGacacattcatttttcattGCTTTGTTTATACTTCACAAGCCTGTCAAGGAGGTTTTAGAGAGTCAATGTTTAACCCAGAGCTGCATGTGATCTTTGCCATTTAAATAATGATTGgtggaaagaaaaacataatcgATCAGAGAGAAAGTAAAAGCCTTACCCTGTTTGCCCTTTCTTACCCTAATGCTTTCTTAATAAACACACTTCTATGCACAGGTGAGACCACACATTGTTCATGTATGTATAGACACCTTTACTCCAGTCGAGCCTTCTGGGAACTGAAGCAATACTCCCACTTCCACTGTATGTCTTCAGCCCgcattgcacacacacacaaacacacatttttcctcactcactcactcactcactcactcactcactcactcactcactcactcactcactcactcactcactcactcactcacacacacaccacacacacacacacacacacacacacacgcacacacacacacacacacacacacacagagataggTACTAACGCGCAAACACACTCTGGCTTACAATcacaaagctttatttaaagttGACAGGATGTCCTCCAATATCTGGGAACTGAGAGATAAACCCCAAAACTAACCTCATtaaacagtaatgtttgttACTTAATAACTAACATCTCTGTAACTCTCTGGTGTCAAAATCCTTGACCTGTGTGTTTAGTGCTTATCACATATATTTACACAGATGGATTTCAGTGAAACTTACTTTTTTTCGCCATTTGACGCTGAAGTTGGATTCACCTGGATGAAAGAAAGCTCTGATTATATCTGATTATAAACCACACacaatttttgtctttttataacaggtgaaaacaaaaaaacttttttgataTTCTTCAAATATTGGAGTATTCATGGGCGATTTAGATTTAGAGAATGAGCCAAATGAGTCAACAGTTGAAGAGTAATGATGAAAACACAACTATCTAAAATCATCTTAAAAATACAACTGTTAAGTAACTTTTTAAGTCAGTCAGTTCTTGTTGAACAAGATCTGGtaagttgttcatttctttgCATTTCTAAAACTTAAAAGTTTCAGTGCACCAATAATTTCCAGTCAGTGACTAAATATCTGACTTACTATTATAAGCTGTTGTTCAATATTCATTCTCAGATAGTTACTGTTTAACTTATATCATATTATcatcactgtccttctgaacaTTGGATGTCCATAGtaacttttttcctttttaaatgaataaatactatgttttcaaagttgacaagcactttttagtacttttttgggtttaatatttgcaaaacaaagtgacaaacataaagggttactaaaaataatgatttattgcaaaaaataaaattctcgAAATATGGAGATGTGGATatggaggtttcagaaggacagcagcgatataatCTTGAATATTGTAAATggcaggaaaatatatttttcttgaaTATGAATATACTGAACGGTTCTAAGCATATTCTAACTATTTCCATGGCAATGGCCTGTTAGTTTTGGAATACGTATGCAAAACACTCTCATGTGTCCTTTTAGCTCACTCACCAGCATCCTGATTAAGGTATTACAAAGGATTTGCAGCTAACCGTATacttcaacacaatgacaactCGAATTGCTCTCGGTCACACTCAATTATAAATTAGCAAAGGAATAAAGACATGGTTCGCTCTGGACGTATTGTACATCACAATTTAAATCTTGTATGAATGCCTTCTACTTTCTACCATACAAAGCTGTTGTTCTCAATCACGCAACACCTGTTGCTCACTATTTTTCCACACAAACTTATGTACAGTACGcgtaccagtgttgggtaagttacactgataaagtaattaattactagttactaatgacatattcaatagtgtaattagattactgtacaaattactctctccaaaaagtatttaattacttattactttctatgtcctatatcaaccttgattagttaagtgattcaagaatAGACACgaaacgactcttaattcattcaaataaataatataaaactacataaagtactctcattaactgactaaagtattagAAATGTGGGAAAGATTCTTGaccattaatgcatgcattttaaagaaagactttgaattttaatgtcaattccacatttgtatacattacacagtgtttagttcaattacatctgaagtaactgtaattgaattacagaaaaaataagagtaatcccttactttactttttaaggggaaagtaattaaattacagtaactaattatttagtaactagttacacccaacactggtgcatacacacacacacacacacacacacacacacgcaatctTGTTATAGCAAGAATCTCACATAATAGTTCTGAAAAAACAGTATTATGTGTGAAATGTGAAAAGTAAATCAGGCATGACAGAGTCTGGTTGTTGTCCCTGTTTTTATGAAACGTGTAACATTATTATAATGCTGAATTTTATTTGCTTACTTAGTCAACAATATTATTGGTTTAGATTATTAGACAGCACTACACCCTATCATGACAAATGCTGTGGAGTGCTTCTAAGTAAATAAAGAGCAGTAGCAGATAGTTATACCTGTGATAAGCAGTACATTGATTAAAATCATCTATTTTGTGCTCCATTTGTCTTGTATTCATTTGGCTATATAACACCAAGTGCCAAAACTAAAAAAGGATCTCTTCATTACCAGTACATTCTTATCTTAAACTCATTATGATTATCAAGCTTGTAAATATGTGATCTTTATTGCTTAAAGGTTCAGGTCATAAATAACTTCTAGTCAGACCATACCACCAACAACACAAAAGTTACCAACTAAAAaaagttatgtattttgttCTGACAAATTACAAGGCAGTATTTGGAGTTAACTAATTAAAACTGAatgattattatatttattagatttttCCACCTTACCCAGGATTTGTTTCACGTGCAAATTCATTTGACTGTTCTCTCAGccttttaatatttaaagagaAATGTGGATTTTATAATCAGTTTATTGGTTTATAACAGTGCTTTCTATTCCTTAACTGTTGGGTCGTAGCGGTATTGCAGGGGAATcagaatttaaaatataattttctgtAGAATCAACTATAGTAAAtttatggtaacactttacaataaggtgctatttgttaacaattatttaatgcattagctaacatgaactaaaaacgaacaatacttctacagcatttattaatattactacatgttaatttcagcgtttataaataaattattaaaatcaaacgttgtcactgttaacattagttaatgcaccatgaactaacatgaatagctgtattgacatgaactaacattaacaaggattaataaatgctgaaaaacgaaattgttcattgttagctaatgttagctaatgcatttactaatgttaactaatagcaccttattgtaaagtgttaccaaatgtataaactatagtatacttttatatttactatagtgAGGTTTCAAAATACTATAAGACCTGGAAATTTACTAGTTTACTATATAATTCCggcagtattttttcatgtgggattgcacataattcaaatgaaacccttacaaactaaatatatttatttgcattCTATTCGTGTATTTTACTAAATTTGTGACGCTCTGGATTATAGTAGTTGTCGTTGGGCTAAAGTCTCTCTCATACAGCAGGGGGCAGTGATGTGGCCGTAATGGTAAAACACCAGCAGAAGAGAAAGTATATGCATGTTAGCTTCATGTGGTTCGGAAGCAAGTCTCGTAACATTTCTATAACTgactgtatatttattcgatACTGAACAAAGATGAGCATCCAAGCTGTGCGTCTTTTTCGTAAACTAGACGGATTGTTCGCTGTGTACAAACCGCAGGGAGTTCACTGGAAGCTTGTGCGTGACACCGTAGAGTCACATTTACTGAAAGGTAACGTTATTATCTGTTACCTTGTGATTTTTCTTATGATAACACTTAACAGTAAAAGGACTTTGGTATCATATAGTAAAGCATTAGACGGTAATGCCATGGTACCTACGGTAGTGAATGAGTATAACATTTGTACTTGCATGGCACTCCTAGTTACTACTCTATGAAAAATGTCATGATAGTAGTACTGAGAATTATGACGAAgacgtttttcttttttgtacattttctctCTGAAGAACTAAACTCCTGCCCTCCACCACCACCACGGTTAACTGTGCAGTTTCAGCTTTTGTCCAGTGGAGAGAACAGAAGCTCTACAGATCTTACATTATCACCCTCTATGGTCCCTTCACTAGCAGACCACCCTCAAGGTTAGTACATTCTCGTTTGCTTAATACATGACTGCTGCTAATCTGGTATATACACTGTAACTATCAAAGTGATGCTCTGTTTTTTACGTTTTAGTGACCGGGCCACAGTTTCACAAGGTTCATGTTGGAATTGGTCAACGCTTGGATGCTTTTTCCTCTGGAGTATTAGGTGAGGTTTCGACATTTCATAATAGGAAATTATGTGATCTGCTAAAAAAACTAAAGCTTACTTGTGTTGATTTTCTATATTTCAGTTTTAGGGTTGGGGAAAGCAAATGGATTGCTGGAGCATCTATGCAAAGCACATGTAACTAgggtaaatgtttaaattgttttaaatcgcatgcctgttttgtgtttgttttgatatGAGAATTTTAATAGGATTGTTTTTTATGAAGGATTACACACTTGAGGGGGAGTTTGGAAAAGCCACAGATAACTTCTGTCACACAGGTCGAGTCATAGAGAAAACCACATATGGTAATGCTTATAATAGCATCATTAttgctgttaaaaaaatattaaagcaaAATCAATAATACACAAATGAATAATACACAAAAATGACTAACTAAATTTGTGTCCTTGTTCATTGATGTGTCCTTCAGACCATGTTACTCAAGATAAATTAGAGAGAGTCCTTGCAATGATACAGGGCACCAATCAGAAAGCTTTAATTATGTAAGTCAtcataaaatgttatttgttattttacattttatgtgcTGTCAGACTTAGTTACCTGCCTAATGCACCAtgtgtttgtttctgagtatgtatAT
The Triplophysa rosa linkage group LG7, Trosa_1v2, whole genome shotgun sequence genome window above contains:
- the entpd8 gene encoding ectonucleoside triphosphate diphosphohydrolase 8, which produces MGLQMKPILLGTAFAAVACMTIITLILSLANRQTLGQPYSTQYGIVFDAGSTHTALFLYQWLGNKDNNTGIVSQKLSCDVDGDGISSYVKNPPAAGESLKKCLNVAKAAVPAEQQKTTPVYLGATAGMRLLSLQNQSQADTILKEVTNTIQSYSFDFRGARILTGMEEGTYGWITINYLLERFIKHTFDGKWIHPKSAQILGALDLGGSSTQISFTPKDPVTVPESKFNLQLYGYKYEVYTHSYLCYGKDQAMRKLQVQLHKTAGSSFVIDHPCYHKGHNLTVTLADLYNSPCVEKPNNFVPTTTITFTGTSNSSLCLSLMEDIVNVTDCKFSPDCGFNGVYQPPVNGEFFAFSAYFYTFEFFGLIPKAPLAKVLATIDTHCSKSWSTLVAEYPKIKEKYLKDYCASAHYIMTILLKGYKFNNTWDKISFEKQVVDTDVGWTLGYMLNLTNLIPSEPSRAITGVPNSQWPAQIFFIVFALFLSLLIIIFMFINNPKQ
- the trub2 gene encoding mitochondrial mRNA pseudouridine synthase TRUB2, with translation MSIQAVRLFRKLDGLFAVYKPQGVHWKLVRDTVESHLLKELNSCPPPPPRLTVQFQLLSSGENRSSTDLTLSPSMVPSLADHPQVTGPQFHKVHVGIGQRLDAFSSGVLVLGLGKANGLLEHLCKAHVTRDYTLEGEFGKATDNFCHTGRVIEKTTYDHVTQDKLERVLAMIQGTNQKALIMYSQVDLQTQEAYELALKGLLYPHGKSPPILTGLRCIHFNPPHFTLEVQCLNETQKYLRKLIHEVGLELRTSAVCSGVRRTRDGPFTVENALTRQQWTTDNIIQAIANFRSTTRKIRKSGIYRQTAAQSNTSIQEQKSKGHDDAQNFSCDTMVDRESDETRDEERTKF